One Eubacteriales bacterium mix99 genomic window carries:
- the zupT gene encoding zinc transporter ZupT has translation MDPKVLTALMMSLFAGLATGIGGAIAFFAKRTNKKFLSVAMGFSAGVMIYISFVELFSQAQDALTAELGTKPGSWVTAASFFGGMLIIALIDKLVPEAENPHEVHTVEDIHEAEDAHEAEVAQEAQGSPVQESEEEKENKLMRAGLLTALAIAIHNFPEGFASFMSALRDPSVGIGIAIAIAIHNIPEGISVSMPVYYATGSRSKAFVYSFLSGLTEPIGALLGYLILAQFMSETLFGIVFAAIAGIMVYISFDQLLPTAEEYGEHHLAIYGLISGMIVMAISLLLF, from the coding sequence ATGGATCCAAAAGTATTGACAGCATTGATGATGTCGCTCTTTGCCGGGCTTGCCACCGGAATTGGCGGCGCCATTGCTTTTTTTGCGAAACGTACCAATAAAAAGTTCCTGTCGGTTGCCATGGGATTTTCGGCAGGGGTTATGATTTATATTTCATTTGTGGAATTGTTTTCCCAGGCTCAGGATGCCCTGACGGCAGAGCTTGGCACCAAACCGGGTTCCTGGGTAACAGCTGCTTCCTTTTTTGGCGGCATGCTCATCATTGCACTGATTGACAAGCTGGTACCGGAAGCGGAAAATCCCCATGAAGTGCATACCGTAGAGGACATTCATGAGGCGGAGGATGCACATGAGGCAGAAGTCGCACAGGAAGCACAGGGAAGTCCGGTACAGGAATCCGAAGAGGAAAAGGAAAACAAGCTGATGCGGGCCGGGCTGCTGACCGCATTGGCCATTGCCATCCATAATTTCCCGGAAGGATTTGCCTCGTTTATGTCCGCACTGCGGGATCCCAGCGTGGGGATTGGGATTGCCATCGCCATTGCCATTCACAACATCCCGGAAGGCATTTCCGTTTCCATGCCGGTTTATTATGCCACGGGAAGCAGATCCAAAGCTTTTGTGTATTCCTTTTTGTCCGGGCTTACGGAACCCATCGGTGCTCTTCTCGGCTATCTGATCCTTGCCCAATTTATGTCCGAAACCCTGTTCGGGATTGTTTTTGCAGCAATCGCAGGAATTATGGTATATATCTCATTTGACCAGCTGCTACCCACCGCTGAGGAATACGGGGAACATCACCTGGCGATTTATGGATTGATCTCGGGCATGATTGTCATGGCCATCAGCCTGCTTTTGTTCTGA
- a CDS encoding rhomboid family intramembrane serine protease — protein MKWIQKLERKFGRYAIQDLMLYIVILHAVVFFTNFLVPQSNLYGKFALIPSRVLHGEIWRLVTFLFLPSTTSPIQIVFTLYFYYLVGSNLEHQWGSFRFNLYYLIGVLSTIAAAFIGRSPVTAEHLNLSLFLAFAYLFPNFEILLFFILPIKVKYIGWFNWAFLVCSILFNPLPWKLSAVASVVNYLVFFGPDLIQGLKLRRITYKNRKRFRDASRKNRW, from the coding sequence TTGAAATGGATTCAAAAGCTGGAAAGAAAATTCGGGCGATATGCCATTCAGGATCTGATGTTATACATTGTAATATTGCACGCCGTCGTATTTTTTACCAATTTTCTGGTGCCGCAGAGCAACTTATACGGCAAATTTGCCCTGATTCCATCCAGGGTCCTGCACGGGGAAATATGGCGTCTGGTCACCTTTTTGTTTCTGCCTTCCACCACCAGTCCCATTCAGATTGTGTTCACTCTGTACTTTTACTATCTGGTAGGCAGCAACCTGGAACATCAATGGGGCAGTTTTCGCTTTAACCTGTATTACCTGATCGGCGTACTCAGCACCATTGCCGCGGCTTTTATCGGCCGCAGTCCCGTTACGGCAGAGCACCTGAACCTGTCCCTGTTCCTGGCGTTTGCCTATCTGTTTCCCAACTTTGAAATCCTTTTGTTCTTTATCCTTCCAATCAAGGTTAAATATATCGGCTGGTTCAACTGGGCATTCCTTGTGTGTTCCATCCTGTTCAATCCCCTGCCGTGGAAACTCAGCGCCGTGGCTTCCGTTGTCAATTACCTTGTTTTCTTCGGACCGGATCTCATTCAGGGCCTGAAGCTTCGCCGGATCACCTACAAGAATCGAAAGCGGTTCCGTGACGCATCCCGGAAAAATCGCTGGTGA
- the ileS gene encoding isoleucine--tRNA ligase encodes MEKFRALSSQSVSDNEKRISKYWNEIHILDKSIETREDGKPFIFYEGPPTANGRPGIHHVIARTLKDSVCRYRTMKGYQVRRKAGWDTHGLPVEIEVEKKLGLHNKRDIEEYGISAFNQKCRESVFEYESLWREMTERMGYEIDVDHPYITLDNNYIETVWWILDRFNKEGLIYEGHKILPYCPRCGTGLASHEVAQGYEEIKITTVYVKFKRKDADEYFLVWTTTPWTLASNAALTVHPDATYQRVRFEGTVYYIEKHLAPRVLGGEYEVLDERKGKDLEYMEYEQLMPFVSTDKKAFYVTVADYVTTEDGTGIVHTAPAFGEDDYQTGRRYGLPVLQPVDDSGKYTCTPWKGMFVMDADREVIQWLAENGKLFRKQKMVHNYPHCWRCHTPLLYYAKPSWYIEMTKLRDQLIKNNNGVDWYPAFVGKKRFGNWLENLNDWAISRSRYWGTPLNIWRCECGNTTSVGSRRELAERAVEDIDESIDLHRPYVDDVHLVCDKCGKAMTRVKDVIDCWFDSGSMPFAQQHYPFEHKEDFNQLFPADFICEGIDQTRGWFYSLLAISTFITGKAPYKAVLVNDLILDKEGSKMSKSRGNTVDPFDLFDKYGADTLRWYLLYVSPPWTPTRFDLDGLREVQSKFFGTIKNVYNFFTLYANTDGVDPREFFVPYEQRPEMDHWILSRFNSLQASVEADLEKYDMTRAIRRMQDFVNEDLSNWFIRRSRRRFWASELTQDKKAVYNTTYEVLVNFAQMIAPFAPFLSEEIYRNLTGELSVHLSRYPTADPEQIDPDLEETMDLVRSLVALGRASRESARIKVRQPIQEILVDGKYESRIAHLVPLIREELNVKEVVFAKDLKEYMDFRMKPNFKVAGPVLGGRIRLLAKALAAMDACDVAPRLEEGETMTVVLDGEDYPISKENVQITISAKKGFNIAAENNLFVVLDTTLTPDLIDEGLARELVSKVQQMRKNNGYEVMDHIRIMLNADDAVQKAVEGHRKFIMKETLALEMEWAKDFSPEKFNLNGHTTGIRIEKRIG; translated from the coding sequence ATGGAGAAGTTCAGGGCGTTATCCAGTCAGTCGGTCAGCGACAATGAGAAAAGAATCTCGAAGTATTGGAATGAGATTCATATACTGGACAAAAGTATTGAGACCAGAGAGGACGGGAAACCTTTCATTTTCTATGAGGGACCTCCTACTGCCAATGGGCGTCCCGGGATTCATCATGTGATTGCCAGGACACTGAAGGATTCCGTCTGCCGTTACAGGACCATGAAGGGCTATCAGGTCCGGCGGAAGGCCGGATGGGATACTCACGGCCTGCCGGTGGAGATCGAAGTGGAAAAGAAGCTGGGTCTGCACAACAAGCGGGATATCGAAGAATATGGCATTTCCGCCTTCAATCAAAAATGCCGGGAGTCTGTGTTCGAATACGAGTCCCTTTGGCGGGAAATGACGGAACGGATGGGCTATGAAATTGACGTAGACCATCCCTATATTACACTGGATAACAACTATATTGAGACGGTGTGGTGGATTCTGGACCGGTTTAATAAGGAAGGGCTGATCTATGAAGGACACAAGATCCTTCCCTACTGCCCCCGCTGCGGCACCGGCCTGGCTTCCCATGAAGTGGCCCAGGGCTATGAGGAGATCAAAATCACGACGGTGTATGTCAAATTCAAGCGGAAAGACGCCGACGAATATTTCCTGGTATGGACCACAACACCGTGGACCCTGGCTTCCAATGCAGCCCTGACCGTGCACCCGGATGCGACGTATCAGAGAGTCCGGTTTGAAGGAACGGTTTATTATATTGAAAAACATCTGGCCCCCCGGGTTCTGGGCGGAGAGTACGAGGTCCTGGACGAGAGAAAGGGCAAAGATCTGGAATATATGGAATATGAGCAGCTGATGCCCTTCGTTTCCACCGATAAGAAGGCCTTTTATGTTACGGTGGCAGATTATGTTACTACGGAGGACGGAACGGGGATTGTGCATACGGCGCCTGCCTTCGGGGAAGACGACTATCAGACCGGGAGGCGATACGGCCTGCCCGTTCTGCAGCCTGTAGACGATTCCGGAAAATATACCTGTACCCCCTGGAAGGGCATGTTCGTTATGGATGCGGATCGGGAGGTCATCCAATGGCTTGCGGAGAATGGCAAACTGTTCCGGAAGCAGAAGATGGTGCATAACTATCCGCATTGCTGGAGATGCCATACCCCGCTGCTTTACTACGCAAAGCCCAGCTGGTATATCGAGATGACCAAACTCCGGGATCAGCTGATCAAAAACAACAACGGAGTGGACTGGTATCCGGCCTTTGTCGGGAAAAAACGGTTTGGAAACTGGCTGGAGAACCTGAACGACTGGGCCATTTCCCGGAGCCGGTATTGGGGGACTCCTCTGAATATCTGGCGCTGTGAATGCGGCAATACCACCAGTGTTGGTTCCCGCAGGGAACTGGCGGAGCGGGCTGTGGAAGATATCGATGAGTCCATTGATCTTCACCGGCCCTATGTGGATGATGTTCATCTTGTCTGTGACAAATGCGGCAAAGCAATGACAAGGGTAAAGGATGTCATTGACTGCTGGTTTGACAGCGGATCCATGCCCTTTGCCCAGCAGCACTATCCCTTTGAACACAAGGAGGATTTCAACCAATTGTTCCCGGCAGATTTTATCTGCGAAGGAATTGATCAGACCCGCGGGTGGTTCTATTCCCTGCTGGCCATCTCCACCTTTATCACCGGAAAAGCTCCTTATAAAGCGGTATTGGTCAATGATCTCATATTGGACAAGGAAGGCAGCAAGATGTCCAAATCCAGGGGCAACACGGTGGATCCCTTTGATTTGTTTGACAAGTACGGGGCGGATACCCTGCGCTGGTATCTGCTGTATGTCTCTCCGCCCTGGACACCGACCCGCTTTGATCTGGACGGCCTGAGGGAAGTGCAGAGCAAATTTTTCGGAACCATAAAGAATGTCTACAATTTCTTTACCCTGTATGCCAACACGGATGGGGTGGACCCCAGAGAGTTTTTTGTTCCTTATGAGCAGAGGCCGGAGATGGATCACTGGATCCTGTCCCGGTTCAACAGTCTGCAGGCCTCGGTGGAAGCCGATCTGGAGAAGTATGATATGACCCGCGCCATCCGCAGGATGCAGGACTTTGTCAATGAAGATCTTTCCAACTGGTTCATCCGCCGGTCCAGAAGGAGATTCTGGGCATCCGAATTAACGCAGGACAAAAAGGCAGTTTACAATACCACGTACGAAGTATTGGTGAACTTTGCGCAAATGATTGCGCCCTTTGCACCGTTTCTTTCCGAGGAGATTTATCGGAATCTGACCGGAGAGCTTTCCGTACATTTAAGCAGGTACCCAACGGCAGATCCGGAGCAGATTGACCCGGATCTGGAGGAGACCATGGATTTGGTCCGCAGTCTGGTGGCGTTGGGCAGGGCGTCCAGGGAATCCGCCCGCATCAAGGTGCGTCAGCCGATCCAGGAGATTTTGGTGGACGGAAAATACGAATCCCGGATTGCTCATCTGGTGCCATTGATCCGGGAAGAGCTCAACGTGAAGGAGGTTGTCTTCGCCAAAGATCTGAAAGAGTATATGGACTTCCGGATGAAGCCGAATTTCAAAGTGGCAGGGCCGGTTCTGGGCGGCCGGATCCGGTTGCTTGCCAAGGCGCTGGCCGCCATGGATGCTTGCGATGTGGCGCCCAGGCTGGAAGAGGGAGAGACCATGACCGTAGTTCTGGACGGTGAGGATTACCCAATCAGTAAGGAAAATGTACAGATCACCATATCCGCCAAAAAAGGTTTCAATATTGCTGCGGAAAATAATCTGTTCGTTGTCCTGGATACAACTCTGACTCCGGATCTGATTGATGAAGGCCTGGCCAGGGAACTGGTTTCCAAGGTGCAGCAAATGCGGAAGAACAACGGCTATGAGGTGATGGATCATATTCGGATTATGCTGAACGCGGATGATGCAGTGCAGAAAGCCGTGGAGGGCCACAGAAAGTTTATCATGAAAGAAACGCTGGCTCTGGAAATGGAATGGGCGAAGGATTTTTCCCCGGAAAAATTTAACTTGAACGGCCATACGACGGGGATCCGAATAGAGAAGAGGATCGGATAA
- a CDS encoding peptide chain release factor 3: MKNQQGCVNILEREEEIRKEVHRRRTFAIISHPDAGKTTLTEKLLLYGGAIRLAGTVKSRKSRKYAVSDWMEIEKQRGISVTSSVMQFDYDGCRINILDTPGHQDFSEDTYRTLMAADSAVMLIDGAKGVEAQTIKLFQVCKMRGIPIFTFINKLDRQSRDPFELMEEIENVLGIRSYPMNWPIGTEGNFKGVYDRSTRQIEAFRGGNHGRSKVDATIGSPEDPKFQELLGGPLYQQLREEIELLDGAGDEFRMEEVLDGELTPIFFGSAMTNFGVRTFLENFLKMAPSPSSRVTSQGKVSAESLSFSGFVFKIQANMNPAHRDRIAFIRICSGKFTKGMEVRHVREGKTVRLSQPQQFIAQDRMIVDEAYSGDIIGIFDPGIFHIGDTLLEGNQHFTFEGIPMFPAEHFARVRLVDAMKRKQFLKGIRQIAEEGSIQVFKQPDVGAETLIIGVVGVLQFEVLSYRLKNEYGVEIQIHTLPYTAARWVLDGKITGDVLAYTDQAVLVEDSYQRPVVLFHDKWAVQRIADKHSNIRFVEIPPSVSA, translated from the coding sequence ATGAAAAATCAGCAAGGATGTGTAAATATTTTGGAACGGGAAGAGGAAATCAGAAAGGAAGTACATCGGCGGAGGACGTTTGCAATCATCTCCCATCCGGATGCAGGGAAGACAACCCTGACGGAAAAACTGCTGCTCTATGGCGGCGCCATTCGCCTGGCCGGTACGGTAAAGTCCAGAAAATCAAGGAAATATGCGGTTTCGGACTGGATGGAAATCGAAAAACAAAGGGGGATTTCCGTTACCTCCAGTGTGATGCAGTTTGATTATGACGGATGCCGGATCAATATTCTGGATACGCCGGGGCACCAGGATTTCAGTGAGGATACGTATCGTACGCTGATGGCGGCGGACAGTGCTGTGATGCTCATTGATGGGGCAAAGGGCGTGGAGGCGCAGACGATCAAGCTGTTCCAGGTGTGTAAAATGCGGGGTATTCCAATTTTTACCTTTATCAATAAGCTGGACCGTCAGTCCAGGGATCCCTTCGAATTGATGGAGGAAATCGAAAATGTACTGGGAATCCGATCCTACCCCATGAACTGGCCCATCGGTACGGAAGGAAATTTCAAGGGGGTGTATGATCGGTCGACAAGGCAGATTGAAGCCTTTCGGGGTGGAAATCACGGTCGGAGCAAGGTGGATGCCACCATTGGAAGCCCGGAGGATCCAAAATTTCAGGAGCTGCTGGGCGGGCCTCTCTATCAGCAGCTGCGGGAGGAGATCGAACTTCTGGACGGAGCCGGCGATGAATTCCGCATGGAGGAGGTGCTGGACGGGGAGCTGACTCCGATTTTCTTTGGAAGTGCCATGACCAATTTCGGAGTCCGGACGTTTTTGGAGAATTTCCTCAAAATGGCTCCCTCTCCATCGAGCCGGGTCACCTCCCAGGGTAAGGTGTCTGCGGAAAGCCTCTCTTTTTCCGGATTTGTATTTAAAATACAGGCAAATATGAACCCGGCTCACCGGGATCGGATTGCCTTTATCCGGATCTGCTCCGGCAAATTCACAAAAGGCATGGAGGTCCGGCATGTCCGGGAAGGGAAAACTGTCCGTCTCAGTCAGCCGCAGCAGTTCATTGCGCAGGACCGCATGATTGTGGATGAAGCGTATTCGGGCGACATTATCGGGATCTTTGATCCGGGCATATTCCATATTGGTGATACCCTGCTGGAGGGCAATCAGCATTTCACCTTTGAGGGAATCCCAATGTTCCCGGCAGAACATTTTGCAAGAGTGCGGCTGGTGGATGCCATGAAGAGGAAACAGTTTCTCAAGGGCATCCGGCAGATTGCGGAGGAAGGTTCCATTCAGGTCTTTAAGCAGCCGGATGTTGGCGCGGAAACCCTGATCATCGGGGTGGTGGGTGTTCTGCAGTTTGAAGTGCTGTCCTACCGGCTGAAGAACGAATACGGAGTGGAAATACAGATCCATACGCTGCCCTATACTGCAGCCAGATGGGTTCTGGATGGCAAAATAACAGGGGATGTACTCGCCTATACCGATCAGGCGGTGCTGGTGGAGGATTCCTACCAGCGGCCGGTGGTGCTTTTCCATGACAAATGGGCGGTGCAGCGGATTGCCGACAAGCATTCCAATATACGGTTTGTGGAAATTCCTCCGTCCGTTTCGGCATGA
- a CDS encoding YaiI/YqxD family protein, protein MVKKESGRKILVDADACPVKDIILQVAKRHSLPVIFFIDTSHVLEEDYATVVIIGKGKDAVDFALVNRTEKDGIVVTQDYGLAAMVLARGACAIHPGGMIYTKNNMDLLLMERHVNAKIRRAGGRHSGPSKRNHLDDSRFEQALERLCTTS, encoded by the coding sequence GTGGTTAAAAAGGAAAGCGGAAGAAAAATACTGGTAGATGCGGATGCCTGTCCGGTAAAGGATATTATTTTGCAAGTTGCAAAAAGGCATTCCCTGCCGGTTATTTTTTTTATTGATACCAGTCATGTGCTGGAGGAGGACTATGCCACAGTGGTGATCATCGGGAAAGGAAAGGATGCGGTGGATTTTGCCCTGGTGAACCGCACGGAAAAGGACGGCATTGTGGTTACCCAGGATTACGGTCTGGCTGCCATGGTGCTTGCCAGAGGCGCCTGTGCCATTCATCCCGGCGGGATGATTTATACGAAAAACAATATGGACCTCCTGCTGATGGAACGGCATGTGAATGCCAAAATCCGGAGGGCCGGCGGCCGGCATTCCGGACCGTCCAAACGAAACCATCTGGATGACTCCCGGTTTGAACAGGCTTTGGAGAGGCTGTGCACGACA